The nucleotide window AACCCATTCTCCATGGGGGAGAACAGTCTCCCGCCCGCGTAGAACTCCTCGGCGGAGCCGTGCCGGCGGCGGCTCACCCAGGTCGTGATCGCCAGGGTGACGGCGATGAACACACTGAACAGGACCAGTGCGAGGGTCTGGTGGTCGCCGCTCAACGGATGTTCCCCCCGGTGAGTTCCTGTGTTTCCCAGCGGATGTCGAGTGCCGCGCGGTCCCTGCGCAGCCGTGCGTGGCGCGCGTAGGCCCAGGTGAGCAGGAACGTGGTGGCGAACTGGCCGAGCCCGGCGAGCATCGCGACGTTCAGCGCGCCGACGACGCGATGGGCCATGAGTCCCGGCGCGGCGGTCGCGGCAACCACATAGGCGAGGTACCAGGTCAGGAAGATCGTCGTGCCGGGAAGGACGAACCGCCGGTAGCGGCGACGCACCTCCTGGAAGGCCGCGCTTCGCTGCACTGCCAGATAGATCTCGTCGTGCGGTGCGGACCGTGGTTCCGCTACCGGTACGGGCGCGGGTACCGGGACCGGTTCGGGTTTCTCCGTGCGGTCCCACTCCCCCGCTGGTTGCGCCGCGTCATCCAGCTCGCCCCACCCGGAGGCGAGAGCGTCGTACCAGGGGTCGTCGAGCCGTAGGGCCCCTGACTCACCGGCCGAACGGCCGTCCTGCTTGTCCACCGAACTCTCCTTGGTGCACGGGTTTGTTGTCCGTGTGGCCCAAGAGTGGACAGAAAGGAAGATCCTGGACTCTTCATTGCGAACCCTTCACCCCATCAGGTGACGGGCTATTGGGGCGGCTGTGCAAGGCCGTGACGGTACGCGTAGTGGATGGCCTGCGCGCGGTC belongs to Streptomyces sp. NBC_01454 and includes:
- a CDS encoding DUF485 domain-containing protein codes for the protein MDKQDGRSAGESGALRLDDPWYDALASGWGELDDAAQPAGEWDRTEKPEPVPVPAPVPVAEPRSAPHDEIYLAVQRSAAFQEVRRRYRRFVLPGTTIFLTWYLAYVVAATAAPGLMAHRVVGALNVAMLAGLGQFATTFLLTWAYARHARLRRDRAALDIRWETQELTGGNIR